A single Equus asinus isolate D_3611 breed Donkey chromosome 21, EquAss-T2T_v2, whole genome shotgun sequence DNA region contains:
- the CAND2 gene encoding cullin-associated NEDD8-dissociated protein 2 isoform X6: MSTAAFHISSLLEKMTSSDKDFRWGNRGSEARRAWVQSQSWKGEDLGSKSRFMATSDLMSELQKDSIQLDEDSERKVVKMLLRLLEDKNGEVQNLAVKCLGPLVGKVKEYQVETIVDALCANMRSDKEQLRDIAGIGLKTVLSELPPAATGSGLATNVCRKITGQLTSAIAQQEDVAVQLEALDILSDMLSRLGAPLGAFHASLLHCLLPQLSSPRLAVRKRAVGALGHLAAACSTDLFVELADHLLDRLPGPRAPASPAAIRTLIQCLGSVGRQAGHRLGAHLDRLVPLVEEFCNLDDDELRESCLQAFEAFLRKCPKEMGPHVPNVTSLCLQYLKHDPNYNYDSDEDEEQMETEDSEFSEQESEEEYSDDDDMSWKVRRAAAKCLAALIGSRADLLPDFHCTLAPALIRRFKEREENVKADVFGAYIVLLRQTRPPKGWLEAVEEPTQTGSNLNMLRGQVPLVIKALQRQLKDRSVRARQGCFSLLAELAGVLPGSLADHMPVLVAGIIFSLTDRSSSSTIRMDALAFLQGLLGTEPPEVFHPHLPTLLPPVIACVADPFYKIAAEALLVLQELVRALWPLDRPRVLDPEPYIGEMSAATLARLRATDLDQEVKERAISCMGHLMGHLGDRLGDDLKPSLLLLLDRLRNEITRLAAVKALTLVAVSPLRLDLQPILAEALPILASFLRKNQRALRLATLAALDALAQSQGLSLPPSAVRAVLAELPALVSENDMHVAQLAVDFLTTVTQAQPASLAEVSGPVLTELLRLLRSPLLPAGVLAATEGFLQALVGTRPPCMDYAELISLLTAPVYDQAVDGGPSLHKQVFHSLARCVAALAAACPQEAAGTANRLVSDARSPHSSTAVKVLAFLSLAEVGQVAGPGPQRELKAVLLDALGSPSEDVRAAASYALGRVGAGNLPDFLPFLLGQIEAEPRRQYLLLHSLREALGAAQPDSLKPYAEDIWALLFQRCEGAEEGTRGVVAECIGKLVLVNPPFLLPRFRKQLAAGRPHTRSTVITAVKFLISDQPHSIDPLLKSFIDRP; the protein is encoded by the exons ATGAGCACCGCCGCCTTCCACATCTCCAGCCTGCTGGAGAAGATGACGTCCAGCGACAAGGACTTCAG atggggaaaccgaggctcagaggcCAGAAGGGCCTGGGTGCAGTCGCAGAGCTGGAAAGGGGAGGACTTGGGGTCCAAATCCAG GTTCATGGCCACCAGTGACCTGATGTCGGAGCTGCAGAAGGACTCCATCCAGCTGGACGAGGACAGTGAGCGCAAGGTGGTGAAGATGCTGCTCAGGCTCCTGGAGGACAAGAACGGCGAAGTGCAGAACCTAGCGGTCAAGTG CCTGGGTCCTCTGGTGGGCAAAGTGAAGGAGTACCAGGTGGAGACCATCGTGGACGCCCTCTGTGCCAACATGCGCTCAGACAAGGAGCAGCTCCGAGATATCGCAGGCATCGGCCTCAAGACTGTCCTCTCGGAGCTCCCCCCTGCAGCCACAG GCTCTGGCCTGGCTACCAACGTGTGCCGGAAGATCACCGGCCAGCTCACCAGTGCCATTGCCCAGCAGGAGGACGTGGCCGTGCAGCTGGAAGCCCTGGACATCCTCTCTGACATGCTGAGCAG GCTGGGCGCCCCGCTGGGCGCCTTCCACGCCAGCCTCCTGCACTGTCTGCTGCCGCAGCTGAGCAGTCCGCGCCTGGCCGTGCGCAAGAGGGCCGTCGGGGCGCTCGGCCACCTGGCGGCCGCCTGCAGCACCGACCTCTTCGTCGAGCTCGCGGACCATCTGCTGGACCGGCTCCCTGGCCCGCGCGCGCCCGCCAGCCCCGCTGCCATTCGCACCCTGATCCAGTGTCTGGGCAGCGTCGGCCGCCAGGCGGGCCACCGCCTCG GGGCCCACCTGGACCGCCTGGTGCCCCTGGTGGAGGAGTTCTGCAACCTGGATGACGATGAGCTCCGAGAGTCCTGCCTCCAGGCTTTTGAGGCCTTCCTGAGAAA GTGCCCCAAGGAAATGGGCCCTCATGTGCCCAATGTgaccagcctctgcctccagtaCCTGAAGCACGACCCCAATTATAATTACGACAGTGACGAGGACGAGGAACAGATGGAGACAGAGGATAGTGAATTCAGTGAGCAAG AGAGTGAGGAAGAGTACAGTGACGATGATGACATGAGCTGGAAGGTGCGCCGGGCAGCGGCCAAGTGCCTGGCGGCCTTGATCGGCTCAAGGGCCGACCTGCTGCCCGACTTCCACTGTACCCTGGCGCCCGCACTCATCCGCCGCTTCAAGGAACGTGAGGAGAACGTCAAGGCTGATGTCTTCGGAGCTTACATCGTGCTGCTGCGGCAAACACGGCCCCCGAAGGGATGGCTGGAGGCCGTGGAGGAGCCCACCCAGACCGGCAGCAACCTAAACATGCTGCGAGGACAG gTACCCCTTGTGATCAAGGCCCTGCAGCGGCAGCTTAAAGATCGGAGTGTCAGGGCCCGCCAGGGCTGCTTCAGCCTCCTCGCGGAGCTGGCGGGTGTCCTCCCCGGCAGCCTGGCAGACCACATGCCCGTCCTGGTAGCAG GCATCATATTCTCACTGACAgaccgttccagctcctccaccaTCCGGATGGACGCCCTGGCCTTCCTGCAGGGGCTGCTGGGCACAGAGCCACCCGAGGTTTTCCACCCACACCTGCCCACTCTCCTGCCACCTGTCATAGCCTGTGTGGCTGACCCTTTCTACAAGATCGCGGCTGAGGCCCTGCTGGTGCTGCAGGAGCTGGTGCGGGCCCTGTGGCCACTGGACAGACCTCGGGTGCTGGACCCCGAGCCATACATTGGAGAGATGTCTGCGGCCACCCTGGCACGGCTCCGTGCTACCGACCTGGACCAGGAGGTGAAGGAGCGGGCCATCTCCTGCATGGGCCACCTCATGGGCCACCTAGGTGACCGGCTCGGGGATGACCTGAAGCCTTCACTATTGCTCCTCCTGGACCGCCTGCGGAATGAGATAACCCGGCTGGCTGCTGTCAAGGCATTGACGCTGGTAGCTGTGTCCCCGCTGCGGCTTGACCTGCAGCCCATCCTGGCCGAGGCACTGCCCATTCTGGCCTCGTTCCTGCGCAAGAACCAACGGGCGCTGCGGCTGGCCACACTGGCTGCGCTGGATGCCCTGGCCCAGAGCCAGGGactcagcctccctccctccgccGTGCGGGCTGTGCTGGCCGAGCTGCCTGCCCTGGTCAGCGAGAATGACATGCACGTGGCCCAGCTGGCTGTGGACTTCCTCACCACAGTGACACAGGCCCAGCCGGCCTCTTTGGCCGAGGTCAGCGGCCCTGTGCTCACAGAGCTGCTGCGGCTGCTGCGTTCGCCCCTGCTGCCAGCAGGTGTGCTGGCGGCCACCGAAGGCTTCCTGCAGGCTCTGGTGGGAACCCGCCCCCCGTGCATGGACTACGCCGAGCTCATCAGCCTGCTCACCGCGCCTGTGTATGACCAGGCTGTGGATGGCGGGCCCAGCTTGCACAAGCAGGTGTTCCACTCGCTGGCTCGGTGTGTGGCAGCCCTTGCAGCCGCCTGTCCCCAGGAGGCGGCAGGCACGGCAAACCGCCTGGTCTCTGATGCCAGGTCACCCCACTCCAGCACAGCTGTCAAGGTCCTGGCATTCCTGTCGCTGGCCGAAGTGGGCCAGGTGGCCGGACCGGGCCCCCAGCGGGAGCTGAAGGCAGTGCTTCTGGATGCCTTGGGGTCGCCCAGTGAGGACGTGAGGGCGGCTGCCTCCTACGCACTGGGCCGCGTGGGCGCTGGGAACCTGCCCGACTTCCTGCCCTTCCTGCTGGGGCAGATTGAGGCCGAGCCCCGGCGGCAGTACCTGCTGCTGCACTCGCTCCGGGAGGCCCTGGGGGCCGCCCAGCCCGACAGCCTGAAGCCCTATGCTGAGGACATCTGGGCCCTGCTGTTCCAGCGCTGCGAGGGTGCCGAGGAGGGCACCCGGGGGGTGGTGGCCGAGTGCATCGGGAAGCTGGTCCTCGTGAACCCTCCGTTCCTTCTGCCCCGATTCCGGAAGCAACTTGCTGCAG GTCGGCCCCACACGCGGAGCACTGTCATCACAGCGGTCAAGTTCCTCATCTCGGACCAGCCCCACTCCATTGACCCCCTCCTGAAGAGCTTCATTG accggccctga
- the TMEM40 gene encoding transmembrane protein 40 isoform X4, translated as MWTIYTMEYYSALKRKEILTHATTWINLEDIMPSERSQSQEDKYCPRLSLWPSLNQGQSTLSAAPNTPSLTTWCSSLTARTHSTTRPWRMSRCRWSPLRPTRCSVTCLPGTFPTTSLGPDTHWWHCPRKTPQLLEDLEVAVADHIQKVMKLNFEAAWDEVGDEFEKEETFTLSTIKTLEEAVGNIVKFLGMHPCERSDKVPDNKNTHTLLLAGVFRGGHDILVRSGPLLLDTVTMQVTARCSEELPVDIILASVG; from the exons ATGTGgactatatatacaatggaatactattcagccttaaaaagaaaggaaattctgacacatgctacaacatggataaaccttgaggacattatgccaagtgaaagaagccagtctcaagaagataaatact GTCCTCGCCTGAGCCTGTGGCCCTCACTGAATCAGGGACAGAGTACGTTGTCTGCTGCACCAAACACACCTTCACTGACCACATGGTGTTCCAG TTTGACTGCACGAACACACTCAACGACCAGACCTTGGAGAATGTCACGGTGCAGATGGAGCCCACTGAGGCCTACAAGGTGCTCTGTTACGTGCCTGCCCGGAACCTTCCCTACAACCAGCCTGGGACCTGATACACACTGGTGGCACTGCCCAAGGAAGACGCCACAGCTG ctggaAGACCTGGAAGTCGCTGTAGCTGACCACATCCAGAAGGTCATGAAGCTGAACTTCGAAGCAGCCTGGGATGAGGTAGGAGATGAGTTCGAGAAGGAGGAAACATTCACCTTGTCGACCATCAAGACACTTGAAG AGGCTGTGGGCAATATTGTGAAATTCCTGGGAATGCACCCTTGTGAGAGGTCGGACAAAGTGCCGGATAACAAGAACACCCACACGCTGCTCCTGGCTG gtGTGTTCCGGGGTGGTCATGACATCCTGGTGCGCTCCGGGCCGCTGCTTTTGGATACAGTAACAATGCAGGTGACAGCCAGATGTTCGGAGGAGCTGCCAGTAGACATCATCTTGGCGTCTGTTGGCTGA